The Cryptococcus gattii WM276 chromosome B, complete sequence genome has a segment encoding these proteins:
- a CDS encoding uncharacterized protein (Similar to TIGR gene model, INSD accession AAW40778.1) produces the protein MRENHVTEHPPEGSTTASHLFDSLDSGGAADDPFAQFGSEEDDSVPQPQLQDEEYPVDLQTVTEGETKASIAEVEENEAPTPADVLQKQTEEKIAYIPKETEEDQSGAKTLEGIGERQENSVISPPVQVASLFGSVGDESGEDLFAQLAGSEKDELMQLEQSQEASKSDGIVHSEARGRTEVPMLPEEKDYSDLLAEFEADNGILEPPIEGSAESHSEGKAEKPQSLLDQSDIENDQAPAVSSLFTDDLNDTVFDNIVPEADSEPQEASVATTAGTSTNPFIQGLFADDATDFLNQGQIITEVQESGDSGGKMDQSGAEPLEFDIPQGWYDDDGQWQWYTEEEKEQVKFAMMGSTSWEETEQGPAPMTAGLGATLTPVLPRSPALHAQAAVSENAARRTPQPETIAAFDSSIYEPEVPASTQFATSTASYFPTNQPGHTSTPSPYAPPQVTRSVTVPASSFNAAPATVRPQAPSYPKSYNAYDPPVPTKPYHHHSYAPVTQPTPSPYGSASLGIGFIPPTTATLAESEPPTPRPQPQRAVSTAYDPPFLRTQEKISRPASAVSTGVSSAYAVSSIVPPHQVQTPPPPPSGPPKRSNGEIRPPSRGPAFAPPPITSFGSPPPVPPLPVPPSGPPRRPTGINRPPSRGPVHASHPEAQNSGSSAPPLPTLPVELTRSSIENKSVACGPKPLNFPGFLGATGPSSCVFSHEGGDGVRSPSPGNQAISPALAPYTASASAEPVQASLSGLARHSTGTTGPLSHNQTSAPSSVTHISDSSLSEKPTSYSSPEFQQKARESRPSSCEQISYIHEEWEEEWEADGGKTSAQLSSYEPRPHVPSDSHSDHETETFKTIAPAPAAELYEPSSYAPAQSDYYGPSSEVTTQPASYKPEPYSPSSASVVHSHSQFSPYARTTSPTHSSIYGTSPPQINHIQSMAASGDTLMHAPYAPQSAYQSQNESPARQPTISVNCSPIPPSTSPYAPSRSSNNYNPVALPAQTSTYGMSPPSINYFQSLSTQRSASVDTSYVPQQVLEQKPISEDSLGRTTLAARNAPIAVFGFGGVLITAFPGASESDDFAKGHSRIPSYGYASGRGQLWIRNISELVAPGALKSDQSAFPGPLVNDVSGTKGTAGEKKKKEAVLTYLRDRAEEVERGLPYLKSSASRTRREDEGKLVLLRLLEALVLGEGKLAGNPKVEDAIRVALTIPSSPNVPTAPAHATTLSNSLYPSVSSNSASPVATNSTQLSRLSILLAQGQKKEAAQYAIDHGLWSHALVISSAVGAELWKDTVMRFTAAELSARSEGTAGIKATYALIGGMGRSSLDDLINAATITEDPSHDQWREVISSVLFHAKPADLVCLDELGSRFLQMGLVNASHACFLLSPLSPFLDTSPASYERGIMMTHNTRDEESTIFVEIAEYARSLVPVTKGHEQVTMGLPQLLPYKLARAWRLAELGEVDLAKRYCAAIEAGAKPLTKNSQAQSSLHPAFMASLEDLLERLTGAPSINPANVLGGGRKSSKPGFDKLGSWIEGRLTKFIAGEEGEKEAPKPTATSGKAEGPFAHFSSVSPDLSGSITRNSSMADVGSHSASNGFLGIQPMSRTTSPAAQSHYNSYGQRSQPSGASHNNSLDAHSLSRATSPSTQTHNNFYASQSRPSSSSGSSYGDSQGRRTDFGGGFTPWSANAGAVQEEDGEMTPHAYGAPVGGDQAEFISPMAGLSIGPSMSTTPDYTPRASQPAYGLGDDDEDLGFGNSSLSKGRTAKTDGEGEGKAEMSEGKAVKGGKEEPKKEEPTQPAKQEQHQSSSWLGRLWGKKEAGPVKANLGEETSMVYDPDQKRWIVKGAKGASAAPAAPPPPPRAQTASPSHTSRLAPSTRATSAAPPPPDLSSNGGSFGTFPHSSSAPPPAGMSSSTFAEGPDGGIKRMKSGLAMSQGQGPPSGPPSGPPSGPPSGPPSGPPSQPASKTQSPSATSASLDDLLSGSRPASKRPGSAMKKGARNRYVDVFQGAGS, from the exons ATGAGGGAGAACCACGTCACTGAACATCCTCCTGAAGGCTCAACGACTGCAAGTCATCTCTTCGATTCTCTCGACTCAGGTGGTGCAGCCGATGACCCCTTTGCTCAGTTCGGTAGCGAAGAGGATGACTCTGTGCCACAACCCCAACTACAAGACGAAGAATACCCAGTAGACTTGCAAACAGTTACAGAGGGAGAGACAAAGGCGTCAATTGCTGAAGTGGAGGAGAACGAGGCACCAACTCCGGCAGATGTCTTACAAAAGCAGActgaggagaagattgcATACATACCAAAAGAAACTGAAGAGGATCAGAGCGGAGCAAAAACTCTGGAAGGTATTGGAGAGCGGCAAGAAAATTCCGTCATTTCTCCGCCTGTACAGGTAGCCAGCTTGTTTGGTTCTGTCGGTGATGAGTCCGGTGAAGATCTATTCGCGCAACTCGCTGGATCAGAAAAAGACGAGCTCATGCAGCTAGAACAGAGTCAAGAGGCGTCGAAAAGCGACGGGATAGTTCATTCAGAAGCTAGGGGGCGAACGGAAGTCCCCATGCTTCCTGAAGAAAAGGACTACAGTGACCTGCTGGCTGAGTTCGAGGCTGATAATGGTATTCTGGAACCACCTATAGAAGGATCGGCCGAATCACATTCGGAAGGCAAAGCAGAAAAGCCTCAATCGCTTCTGGATCAGTCAGATATCGAAAACGATCAGGCACCGGCTGTTTCGTCTCTCTTCACTGACGACTTGAATGACACTGTCTTTGACAATATCGTACCTGAGGCCGATTCCGAACCGCAAGAAGCATCCGTGGCGACCACTGCCGGCACATCAACTAACCCGTTTATTCAAGGTCTATTCGCCGACGATGCGACCGACTTTTTGAATCAGGGGCAGATTATCACGGAAGTGCAGGAGTCTGGAGACTCCGGTGGGAAAATGGATCAGAGTGGCGCCGAGCCTTTGGAATTCGACATTCCACAAGGATGGTACGATGACGATGGTCAGTGGCAATGGTATactgaggaagagaaggaacAAGTCAAATTTGCGATGATGGGCTCTACGAGTTGGGAGGAGACCGAACAGGGACCGGCACCCATGACTGCGGGTCTGGGAGCTA CCCTTACGCCGGTTCTTCCTCGAAGTCCAGCTCTTCATGCCCAGGCAGCAGTGTCAGAGAATGCTGCTCGCCGTACACCTCAGCCCGAAACCATCGCGGCTTTTGACTCAAGCATATACGAGCCCGAGGTTCCTGCGAGTACTCAGTTTGCCACAAGCACAGCGTCCTACTTCCCTACTAACCAGCCAGGGCATACGAGTACTCCTTCGCCCTATGCCCCTCCTCAGGTTACCCGTTCAGTGACTGTCCCAGCCAGCAGTTTCAATGCAGCTCCGGCCACGGTTAGGCCACAAGCTCCTTCATATCCCAAATCATATAATGCCTATGACCCGCCTGTTCCAACCAAGCCCTATCACCACCATTCGTATGCGCCTGTTACTCAGCCTACGCCTTCCCCGTACGGTTCTGCCTCTTTGGGTATTGGGTTTATCCCGCCTACGACCGCCACGCTTGCCGAGTCTGAACCTCCTACGCCTAGGCCTCAACCCCAGCGAGCCGTGTCGACAGCGTATGATCCTCCGTTTTTGAGGACCCAGGAGAAGATCTCGCGACCTGCTTCAGCAGTCTCTACAGGTGTCAGTTCGGCTTACGCTGTGTCGTCCATTGTACCACCCCATCAGGTACAAACTCCCCCTCCTCCGCCGTCGGGACCACCCAAGCGGTCTAATGGGGAGATTAGACCGCCTAGTCGCGGTCCGGCTTTCGCACCTCCTCCCATCACTTCCTTTGGATCACCCCCTCCTGTGCCCCCTTTACCTGTGCCTCCTTCAGGGCCCCCTCGACGACCTACTGGAATTAACAGACCTCCTAGTCGAGGTCCCGTACATGCCTCTCATCCTGAGGCTCAAAATTCAGGTTCATCGGCTCCGCCATTGCCTACTCTTCCGGTCGAGCTAACCAGGTCAAGTATCGAGAATAAATCAGTCGCCTGCGGCCCAAAGCCTCTGAATTTCCCTGGATTTCTCGGAGCTACTGGTCCATCTTCTTGCGTTTTCTCTCATGAGGGCGGGGATGGAGTTAGATCGCCCAGTCCAGGCAATCAAGCCATTTCTCCGGCTCTTGCTCCATATACCGCATCTGCCTCTGCTGAGCCTGTTCAAGCTTCTCTTTCTGGGCTCGCTCGACATTCAACTGGTACTACAGGACCGCTTAGTCATAATCAAACATCTGCGCCATCTTCAGTGACTCATATTTCCGATTCATCTCTGTCAGAGAAACCAACTTCCTATTCTTCCCCGGAATTTCAACAGAAAGCGCGAGAGTCTCGGCCAAGCTCCTGCGAACAGATTTCTTACATCCACGAGGAGTGGGAGGAGGAGTGGGAGGCCGATGGAGGTAAGACATCAGCGCAACTGAGCTCTTATGAGCCCAGACCTCACGTTCCCTCTGATTCACATTCTGACCATGAGACGGAAACATTCAAAACCATTGCTCCTGCTCCGGCAGCTGAGTTGTACGAACCGAGCTCTTACGCTCCTGCACAGTCTGATTACTATGGGCCTAGCTCCGAAGTTACCACTCAGCCCGCCTCTTACAAACCAGAGCCCTACTCACCTTCATCTGCCAGCGTCGTGCATTCACATTCTCAATTTAGCCCTTATGCCCGTACCACTTCTCCCACCCATAGCTCAATCTATGGTACTTCTCCTCCCCAGATCAATCACATTCAGTCAATGGCAGCTTCAGGGGACACTTTAATGCACGCGCCATATGCTCCCCAAAGTGCATATCAATCTCAGAACGAGAGTCCCGCCCGACAACCGACTATATCCGTGAACTGTTCACCTATACCACCTTCTACATCACCATATGCACCTTCCCGGTCTTCCAATAACTACAATCCCGTGGCCTTGCCGGCACAAACCTCAACATATGGCATGTCTCCGCCCTCAATCAACTACTTCCAGTCCCTTTCCACCCAACGCAGTGCCTCTGTTGATACATCATATGTTCCTCAACAGGTGCTGGAACAGAAGCCTATCAGTGAAGATTCTCTCGGACGAACGACACTTGCTGCTCGCAATGCTCCTATTGCCGTCTTTGGTTTTGGGGGTGTCTTAATTACTGCCTTCCCAGGTGCATCAGAGTCCGATGACTTTGCCAAGGGTCACTCTCGAATACCATCGTATGGTTACGCTTCGGGCAGAGGTCAGTTGTGGATTAGGAATATCTCGGAGCTAGTAGCCCCTGGTGCTCTGAAGAGCGATCAGTCAGCTTTTCCAGGACCTTTAGTGAACGATGTTTCTGGAACCAAAGGCACTGCCGGtgagaaaaagaagaaggaagctgTTTTGACATATTTGCGTGACAGGGCGGAGGAAGTCGAACGGGGCTTGCCTTACTTAAAGTCCTCAGCTAGCAGAACAAGACGCGAGGATGAGGGCAAACTTGTTCTGCTGAGATTATTGGAAGCGTTGGTCCTTGGGGAAGGTAAATTAGCTGGAAA CCCCAAGGTTGAGGATGCTATACGGGTCGCCTTGACAATTCCTTCGTCTCCAAATGTACCCACTGCACCCGCACATGCAACCACCCTGTCGAACAGTCTTTACCCTTCAGTATCTTCCAACTCCGCGTCCCCTGTTGCAACCAACTCCACTCAGTTGAGCCGCTTGTCTATTCTGCTTGCCCAAGGCCAGAAAAAGGAAGCAGCTCAATATGCGATCGATCATGGCCTGTGGTCACATGCTTTGGTGATTAGTAGCGCTGTCGGTGCCGAATTGTGGAAAGATACTGTGATGAGGTTCACAGCGGCCGAGTTGAGTGCTAGAAGCGAAGGTACTGCCGGTATCAAGGCTACATATGCTCTCATCGGAGGTATGGGCCGTTCTTCTT TGGACGACTTGATCAATGCGGCAACTATCACTGAAGATCCATCCCATGACCAGTGGCGCGAGGTAATTTCTTCAGTTCTGTTCCATGCTAAACCCGCGGACCTTGTTTGTCTCGATGAGTTGGGATCAAGATTCCTCCAAATGGGCCTGGTCAATGCATCTCATGCTTG CTTCCTGCTCTCGCCCCTCTCGCCTTTCTTGGATACCTCACCTGCGTCGTATGAGCGCGGTATCATGATGACCCACAATACGCGAGATGAAGAATCAACCATCTTTGTTGAGATTGCTGAATATGCCAGGAGTTTGGTACCTGTCACAAAGGGTCATGAGCAGGTCACTATGGGCTTACCGCAGCTGTTGCCATACAAGCTTGCTAGGGCATGGCGGTTAGCTGAATTGGGTGAGGTTGATTTAGCAAAAAG ATACTGTGCTGCTATTGAAGCTGGCGCGAAGCCCTTGACTAAGAATTCCCAGGCTCAGTCTTCCCTTCATCCCGCCTTCATGGCTAGCCTTGAAGATCTCCTCGAACGATTGACCGGTGCCCCTTCAATCAATCCGGCCAATGTCTTGGGTGGTGGCCGAAAATCAAGCAAACCAGGCTTTGACAAGCTTGGATCTTGGATTGAAGGTCGTTTGACCAAGTTTATCGCCGGCGAAGAAGGTGAAAAGGAGGCTCCGAAGCCGACTGCAACAAGCGGAAAGGCGGAAGGACCGTTTGCTCATTTTAGCTCAGTTTCCCCAGACCTCTCTGGGTCGATCACTCGAAACTCCTCTATGGCTGATGTCGGCAGCCACAGCGCATCCAATGGTTTCTTAGGTATACAGCCGATGTCTCGAACTACGTCTCCAGCTGCACAGAGCCATTACAACTCTTACGGTCAGCGATCACAGCCTTCCGGCGCGTCCCACAATAACTCTTTAGATGCTCACTCCTTATCTCGCGCTACTTCACCCTCCACTCAAACACACAACAACTTTTACGCTTCTCAGTCCCGCCCTTCGAGCTCTTCTGGTTCATCTTATGGTGACTCACAGGGTCGTCGCACTGATTTTGGAGGAGGCTTCACGCCCTGGAGCGCCAATGCAGGAGCAGTGCAGGAGGAAGACGGCGAGATGACACCCCATGCTTATGGGGCTCCCGTGGGAGGCGACCAGGCTGAGTTTATCTCACCCATGGCTGGGCTTTCGATAGGCCCAAGTATGTCTACTACTCCCGACTATACACCTCGGGCGTCTCAGCCTGCTTATGGCCTAggcgatgatgatgaggatcTTGGATTTGGGAATTCTTCATTATCTAAGGGAAGGACCGCGAAGACTGACGGTGAAGGAGAAGGCAAGGCCGAAATGAGCGAGGGTAAGGCGGTTAAGGGAGGTAAGGAGGAGCccaagaaggaagagcCTACTCAGCCCGCGAAGC AAGAACAACACCAATCATCATCGTGGCTGGGAAGGTTAtggggaaagaaggaagctggTCCGGTTAAAGCAAACTTGGGTGAGGAGACATCTATGGTGTACGATCCTGACCAGAAGAGATGGATAGTCAAGGGC GCAAAGGGTGCTTCTGCAGCCCCTGCAGCACCCCCTCCGCCACCCCGAGCTCAAACTGCCTCGCCATCCCACACGTCACGCCTCGCACCCTCCACACGAGCAACTTCGGCTgcacctcctcctcctgaCCTTAGCTCCAATGGCGGCTCTTTCGGTACATTCCCTCATTCGTCCAGCGCTCCCCCACCTGCCGGGATGTCGTCTTCCACATTTGCTGAAGGTCCTGATGGTGGTATCAAGCGGATGAAGTCGGGTCTGGCAATGAGTCAAGGACAAGGGCCTCCCTCTGGACCTCCCTCTGGACCTCCCTCTGGACCTCCCTCTGGACCTCCTTCCGGTCCGCCATCACAACCTGCTAGCAAAACACAGTCACCTTCAGCGACTTCGGCGTCCCTTGATGATTTGCTGTCTGGCTCGAGACCGGCGAGTAAAAGGCCTGGATCGGCTATGAAAAAGGGAGCGAGGAATAGATATGTGGATGTCTTCCAAGGCGCGGGATCATAA
- a CDS encoding Hypothetical protein (Similar to SGTC gene model, INSD accession EAL23484.1; CNBA1330), with amino-acid sequence MKKWFPVEVMPIFGIVGVACAGATAYLWKLSQGPEVVWDRSSDWRPWDKVKHDENLKYITVNPEFWAQRRAQAAAKNGERAVDAI; translated from the exons ATGAAGAAGTGGTTCCCCGTTGAGGTCATGCCCATCTTCGG TATCGTCGGTGTCGCTTGTGCTGGTGCCACTGCCTATCTCTGGAAGCTCTCCCAG GGCCCTGAGGTTGTCTGGGACCGATCTTCTGACTGGAGGCCTTGGGACAAGGTCAAGCACGACGAGAAC CTCAAGTACATCACTGTTAACCCCGAGTTCTGGGCTCAGCGAAGGGCTCAGGCCGCTGCCAAGAACGGCGAGCGAGCTGTTGACGCTATCTAA
- a CDS encoding Peptidase, putative (Similar to TIGR gene model, INSD accession AAW40780.1): MVAFYASSVFLFSALLATGFANAFNIDDIKKGSDSVLPRRYIIEFDGKSHLTSAGIKRAATPHEYIYRELDARSFPYTVHLEYSCELFYGASISVSSDADLDALLTIAGVIDLRPVHLLTLPANPLPKENTQWSAKSPHTSSSSSASATASATYTSAPFSNLPQIQADVVQASGNKGKGIKVGIIDGGVDYTREPLGGCFGSGCKIAGGYDFVGDNYDGNNDPEPDNDPYDDCYPHGTFISGIIGANENIYGVVGVAPEASLYVYRVFGCNGAASDDIVLAAMQKAYDEDMDVINLSLGEPSGWTESTLSVFASRLVAQGTVLTISAGNQGQVGGFYSYSPSGGKGVINVGSSDSSIYPAHLANVSTGYGPIPYYNYKAYSDKTLPLYTFESDIYGCTLPEDVPDLSPYLVVVRRGACSLAQKAQNVYNAGGTAIFVVNDETSLPIYQNFPLIDFALISYEDGNYLLNQLDSSANTTVTFSFNPIALPNIWTANTTSYFSEIGPTNDLHFAPSVLAPGSNIIGVTPTTFYNWTISDGTSYSSAYAAGAAALYLAAKGRNNVSPSDVLSALEVTAQQLPVSVSDSSLVSVAVQGAGRLQANNAINGGAVISPSEITLNDTANFDRLHVLTIKNPSNKWVTYKLSHEPAGTALAFQSGLNQSNDQPLPQVPNAASVSIFPSSLTLWPGQSLLTTVKFTAPTGLDPQTFPIYSGFIKVTGSANTVKVPYMGVAANMKDMPVLDPTDWYFGFNSPVITDVDGNIQQGPATYTFSNMSYPTVLYRLVGGTPLLLIDLVDANANLTFTPDYTTRKRSLTPEQEVEHHEGRRSFCSRRLKSLGASIATIKAGGLQSLRCYLTNYKAPGCSKTGNTFRKVPILGNLYVGEYLPRSTDNVDGQGGDYSTFDFSSAAFSNGTTIPNGDYRLLMRALHITGDKTKEADYESWLSQSFTVAQ, encoded by the exons ATGGTCGCATTTTACGCGTCCTCTGTTTTCCTGTTCTCTGCCCTTCTCGCGACTGGCTTTGCCAACGCCTTCAACATTGATGATATCAAAAAGGGTTCCGA CTCCGTCTTACCAAGGAGATACATTATCGAATTCGATGGCAAGTCTCACCTCACCTCCGCTGGCATAAAGAGAGCTGCTACA CCCCATGAATATATCTATAGAGAACTTGATGCTCGCTCGTTCCCTTACACTGTTCATTTAGAATACTCTTGTGAATTGTTCTATGGCGCGTCCATCTCCGTCTCGTCCGATGCT GATCTTGATGCTCTGCTTACCATTGCCGGTGTCATTGATCTCCGACCTGTCCATTTGCTCACCTTGCCCGCCAACCCTCTTCCCAAGGAAAATACCCAATGGTCCGCCAAGTCTCCTCACACTTCGTCGTCCAGCTCAGCCTCTGCCACTGCTTCAGCTACCTACACCTCGGCACCGTTCTCCAACCTCCCCCAGATCCAGGCTGACGTTGTTCAAGCCTCTGGGAACAAGGGCAAAGGAATCAAAGTGGGAATCATTGACGGCGGCGTAGACTATACTCGTGAGCCTCTAGGTGGCTGTTTCGGATCCGGCTGCAAGATTGCGGGAGGTTACGACTTTGTCGGTGATAATTACGACGGAAATAATGACCCTGAGCCCGACAACGATCCTTACGATGACTGTTATCCCCACGGCACTTTTATCTCTGGCATCATCGGTGCCAACGAGAATATCTACGGAGTTGTAGGTGTCGCGCCCGAGGCTAGCTTGTATGTCTACAGGGTTTTTGGCTGCAACGGTGCGGCCTCGGATGATATTGTCCTTGCGGCGATGCAAAAAGCGTATGACGAGGACATGGATGTCATTAACCTCTCTCTTG GTGAACCTTCTGGATGGACAGAGAGTACTCTCAGTGTATTTGCCTCTCGACTCGTTGCCCAAGGCACGGTCCTTACCATTTCTGCTGGCAACCAAGGGCAGGTTGGCGGCTTTTACTCCTACTCTCCTTCAGGGGGTAAGGGAGTCATCAACGTCGGTTCCAGTGACAGCTCTATCTATCCTGCTCACCTGGCCAATGTTTCCACCGGTTACGGTCCCATTCCCTACTACAATTACAAAGCGTACAGCGACAAGACGTTGCCCCTTTATACATTTGAGTCGGACATTTATGGATGTACCTTGCCAGAGGATGTTCCTGACTTGTCACCTTACCTCGTCGTCGTCCGTCGAGGTGCATGTTCCTTGGCTCAAAAAGCTCAAAATGTCTACAACGCTGGCGGAACGGCCATTTTTGTCGTCAACGACGAGACTTCGCTTCCTATCTATCAAAATTTTCCCCTTATCGACTTTGCCCTCATTAGCTACGAAGACGGCAATTATCTCCTCAATCAGCTTGACTCTTCTGCCAATACCACTGTCACTTTTTCCTTCAACCCTATCGCCCTACCCAACATCTGGACTGCCAATACCACCTCTTACTTCTCCGAGATTGGTCCCACTAACGATTTGCACTTTGCCCCATCTGTGCTCGCTCCTGGTAGCAATATTATTGGTGTCACCCCCACGACGTTTTACAACTGGACTATCTCGGATGGTACTTCCTACTCCTCTGCCTATGCTGCTGGAGCTGCTGCTCTCTACCTCGCTGCCAAAGGTAGAAACAATGTCAGCCCGAGCGACGTCCTGTCTGCATTGGAAGTCACCGCTCAGCAACTTCCCGTTTCCGTCTCTGACAGCTCTCTCGTAAGCGTCGCTGTTCAGGGTGCAGGCAGATTGCAGGCCAACAACGCTATCAATGGCGGCGCTGTCATTTCTCCTTCAGAAATCACATTGAACGACACGGCCAACTTTGACAGATTACATGTACTGACAATCAAGAACCCTAGTAACAAGTGGGTAACTTACAAGCTGTCTCACGAGCCTGCCGGTACCGCTTTGGCATTCCAATCAGGGCTGAATCAATCCAACGACCAGCCTTTGCCTCAAGTACCCAATGCAGCATCTGTCAGcatcttcccttcctcACTCACCCTCTGGCCTGGTCAATCTCTCCTCACGACCGTCAAATTCACCGCTCCTACGGGTCTTGATCCTCAGACCTTCCCCATCTACTCTGGCTTCATCAAGGTGACCGGCAGTGCCAACACTGTCAAGGTCCCTTACATGGGTGTCGCGGCCAATATGAAGGACATGCCCGTCCTCGACCCTACAGATTGGTACTTCGGCTTCAACTCGCCCGTTATCACGGATGTGGATGGTAACATCCAACAAGGTCCAGCAACGTATACGTTTAGCAACATGAGCTACCCCACGGTGCTCTATCGACTTGTCGGTGGAACGCCTTTGCTCTTGATTGACTTGGTCGACGCAAATGCCAACCTTACTTTTACTCCCGATTACACCACTCGAAAGCGTTCTCTCACTCCCGAACAGGAGGTGGAGCATCACGAGGGGCGCCGCTCGTTTTGTAGTCGACGTCTCAAATCTCTCGGCGCATCCATTGCTACCATCAAGGCCGGCGGTCTTCAATCTCTTCGGTGTTACTTGACAAACTATAAAGCTCCTGGGTGTTCAAAGACTGGCAACACGTTCCGGAAGGTACCTATCCTTGGCAATCTGTATGTGGGCGAGTACTTGCCGAGGAGTACGGATAATGTGGATGGCCAAGGAGGGGATTATTCGACGTTTGATTTCAGTTCAGCTGCATTCTCGAATGGAACGACTATTCCCAATGGGGACTACCGAC TGCTTATGAGGGCGTTGCACATCACTGGGGATAAGACGAAGGAGGCAGACTATGAATCTT GGCTTTCTCAATCATTTACCGTTGCTCAATAA
- a CDS encoding Peptide-binding protein, putative (Similar to TIGR gene model, INSD accession AAW40660.1) → MSGIPPGPPPGRPPVANVPYIPQPGAPAAPPFRPPAAPGFGFPPGPPPGMPFSAGGLPPPLPPGWSEHRAPDGITPYYYNAQTRESTYIRPSFPAFPPGTTPPTGSPAPGAAEEKKKKKKEKPKDKVPIPGTSWMRITTTEGNVFYFEKENKRSEWTVPDEIKEAVARLEEEERKKKEEKEREEQDKIEQERIEKLKELERIRAEVEAERKKKEEAEKERKRKQREDGEDDAPEEKKAKVGDQEQQEDDVVGPEGEEDEEAWMKAVAAEFAEKDAQTKKNLEEQDEKTKEEEAEAAKKVFAVPEKVNVSVEEGRALFKALLIEKDISPFAPWEQSLPFFINDPRYVLLSSMKDRREVYEEYCREVGRAKRLKKASTAEEKKAEPEKEYKALLDKEVTSTRTRWDDFRKKWKKDRRFYAFGRDDHQREKVFKQHLRDLGERKRAAAQKAEEDFNALLKESSNITSSSQWSSVKRSISSDPRYDAVGSSSLREELFNSHIRGLSST, encoded by the exons ATGTCCGGTATTCCTCCTGGCCCTCCTCCCGGAAGACCTCCAGTCGCCAATGTGCCCTACATCCCTCAACCAGGGGCCCCTGCTGCTCCGCCGTTCCGCCCACCCGCTGCTCCGGGATTCGGCTTTCCTCCAGGTCCACCTCCGGGGATGCCCTTCAGTGCCGGAGGATTGccacctcctcttcctcctggATGGTCTGAACATAGAG CCCCGGACGGTATAACGCCTTATTACTATAACGCTCAAACTCGCGAATCGACATATATCCGCCCCTCTTTCCCTGCCTTCCCCCCCGGGACGACTCCACCTACCGGATCTCCAGCTCCTGGTGCTGCtgaggaaaagaagaagaagaaaaaggaaaagcCCAAGGACAAGGTGCCGATTCCCGGTACTAGCTGGATGAGAATCACGACAACGGAAGGAAATGTATTCTACTTTGAAAAGGAGAACAAGCGATCGGAGTGGACTGTTCCGGATGAGATCAAGGAAGCTGTAGCTCgattggaggaggaggaaagaaagaagaaggaagaaaaagagaggGAGGAACAAGACAAGATTGAGCAGGAGAGGATTGAAAAGTTGAAAGAGCTGGAGAGGATTAGGGCGGAGGTGGAGGctgagaggaagaagaaggaagaggccgaaaaggaaagaaagagaaagcAAAGAGAGGATGGTGAAGACGATGCACcggaggagaagaaggccaaggTGGGAGACCAAGAGCAGCAAGAGGACGACGTGGTTGGCCcagaaggcgaagaagacgaagaggcGTGGATGAAGGCTGTTGCCGCCGAGTTCGCCGAGAAGGATGCTCAGACCAAGAAGAATTTGGAAGAGCAAGATGAAAAGAccaaggaggaagaggcagaggcCGCAAAAAAGGTCTTTGCCGTCCCCGAAAAGGTCAATGTCTCTGTCGAAGAAGGACGTGCATTATTCAAGGCTTTGCTCATTGAAAAGGACATTTCGCCTTTTGCCCCCTGGGAGCAATCCCTCCCCTTTTTCATCAACGATCCGCGCTATGTGCTTCTCTCATCTATGAAAGACCGACGTGAGGTGTATGAAGAGTACTGCCGTGAAGTTGGTCGAGCTAAGCGCCTCAAGAAGGCTTCTACGgcggaagagaagaaggcagagCCAGAGAAGGAATACAAGGCCTTGCTGGATAAGGAAGTGACAAGTACTAGGACGAGATGGGATGACTTTAGGAAaaagtggaagaaggatagGAGGTTTTATGCCTTTGGCAGAGATGACCACCAGAGGGAAAAAGTATTCAAACAGCATTTAAGAGATCTTGGCGAGC GTAAACGAGCTGCAGCACAGAAAGCGGAAGAAGACTTCAACGCTCTTCTCAAAGAATCATCAAACATCACCTCATCCTCTCAATGGTCTTCTGTCAAACGCTCAATCTCTTCCGATCCGCGATACGATGCTGTTGGTTCTTCTTCGCTGCGTGAAGAGCTGTTCAACAGTCATATTCGTGGACTGTCTTCAACTTAA